Genomic window (Helianthus annuus cultivar XRQ/B chromosome 3, HanXRQr2.0-SUNRISE, whole genome shotgun sequence):
ACGACTAATTAAGTTATAATGGAAAGTTAGCATGTCTTGTATTTGACCTAATCAACCAGCTGACTGCATATGAAAGTGCCTGGTGGTgcatatccccccccccccccccctcataaTTGGTTGGATTCCACTTCTATATAAACGAACCCTTTCCATGCAAAATCCTCACCGCAACCAAAACCCAGCTTAAAACACAGCTTCTTTAGTTAAGAGTTTTCACTGCTTTGTTGATCAGATGACGACAACCTTTCCATTTATTGCAACCCTAGTTTCATTTCTTCTACCTCTGGTAGCTGCTTACGGATACAATAATTTGGAGATTACTTCATGGTGTGGTCAAACACCACACCCGGAATCATGCAACTACTTCTTGGCCAATAATCAATATTATTCAGGTCCAGTGATCAAACAAAAACCTGACTTCGTTAAGGCCTTATTAAAAGTGACCCTAGAGAGGGCGCAACACGCTGAGTCGAATACTCGTGGGCTTGGACCAAGATGCCGTAACAAGCTTGAAAAGGCTGCATGGGATGACTGCATTGAGCTTTATGAACACACAGTTGAAAGGCTCAACATGACTGTTGATCCTCGCAAGCCGTGTAACCAATACgagatgcaaacctggctcagcACGGCTCTCACAAATCTAGAGACGTGTAGAGCTGGGTTCCAAGAGCTTGGTGTTGATGGCTACATGTTGCCGCTAATGAACAATAACGTATCTTCTTTGATTAGCAATACGTTGGCCATGAATAAAGAAGGAGGATCTCCACCCGATAATTACCAAAAAGGGGGGTTCCCAACTTGGGTGAAACCAGGAGATCGCAAGCTGTTACAATCTTCAAAACCTGCATCTCAGGCtaatgttgtggtggctcaagATGGTTCGGGTAATTACAAGACAATAGGAGACGCTATCGCGGCTGCTGCAAAAAGGTCTGGTAGTGGTAGGTATGTGATATACGTGAAGGCAGGTACTTACAAGGAGAATATTGAAATCGGTACAAAGTTGAAGAACATAATGCTATTAGGAGATGGTATTGGAAAAACCATCATAACCGGTAGCAAAAGTGTTGGAGGAGGTGCTACCACTTTCAATTCAGCCACTCTAAGTAAGGAAGTTCAATTACTCACACAAAAATaccatttttttttatcaattaaCTAAATAAATCTACCATAAGTTATGTGATTGAAGTCAGGTTGACCTTAAACATGCATTTTCTTCAAAAAAGTAACATTGTTAAAAGGGAAAAGAAATTACACAAACACAATTGTACATTATTTATATTACAACATTGAtttataatattgttttttttttttataaaatcagttGTCGTGGGAGACGGATTTATCGGTCGTGGCATCACCGTTAGAAACACCGCAGGGCCACAAAACCACCAGGCGGTGGCGCTTCGGAGTGGTTCCGATCTCTCAGTTTTCTACCAATGCAGCTTCGAAGGCTACCAAGACACACTTTATGTTCACTCCGACAGACAATTTTATAGAGAATGTGACATATACGGGACAGTTGATTTTATTTTTGGCAATGCGGCTGTGGTCTTTCAAAATTGCAACATTTACGTCCGTAACCCGCCTAACAAGACAAACACTGTGACCGCACAAGGTCGGACTGATCCAAATCAAAACACAGGAATATCAATCCATAATTGTCGTGTCATGGCCGCCTCAGACCTAAAAGGGGCCACGGGGTCCGTTAAGACGTATCTTGGCAGGCCATGGAAGCAATATTCAAGGACCGTGTTTATGAAAACATTCCTTGATGGTCTTGTGGATACTGCGGGCTGGATGCCATGGAGTGGAAACTTCGCGTTAGACACGTTGTACTATGGAGAGTACATGAACACGGGCCCGGGTTCATCAACCACAAAACGGGTTAACTGGAAGGGCTACCGTGTGATCACTAGTGCCACTGAGGCTGCAAAGTTCACTGTTGGAAACTTTATTGCCGGTGGTTCATGGTTGCCAGCGACCAACATACCCTTCACTTCTGGACTTTAATCCACTCGTTAGATATATTACATATGTAGGTGACATATATTGAATTGGTTATTAGTTGCATGTTTGAAGCTCAAGAATAAGTGATCGGTTATTCAAAAAATCCGACATCATTATACAGCAAGGattgtattattttttatttttattgtaaAAGAATTAGTGTCATTCTTTATGGGTTTATTAAGGGTGAAATCATCTGTAAGCAAGTCTCTAATAGTGTATAATATAAAGTGATTGCAATTTAGTTTAACACATGTTTAATTCAAccaaatcattttttatgcttTACTTTTCACAATCAAATGAAACATGTAATACTAATTGTATGTTTCTTGTGGATACAACACTTTACTTACTCTAACTATTTAGTTTAATTGTATGATTTTAATGGATGTTCTTGTTAAATTTACGCTGCATAAAAACTATTTTCCTTTTATATGACTAGTTTATATGACTATTTTTTAACTGAGACCTTCTGGTTTAGGGCGTTTCAAGACGTGTCCAAACCAACCAAATAAAAGATGGTAAATATGATATGCCGGCTAAGAAGGCTAGAACTAAGCTAGCAAAAAAACCATGAAAAGTACAATGTGACCCAAAAGAGAGAACCAGTGAAATGATACACATGTAAAACCTGGGATAAATTTAGCCAACAGATGAAAACCCGAGGACAAATCAATCGATGAGAGAAAGAGCGGGTCTAAATCCTGGCCATTGGCTAAATTTAGCCCACACTATGCACAAGTCACAATCATATAGACTATAATGCGGGCCCTTTGTAACTCACCATGAGTTTTTGTGTTAATCAAGCCCTAGCCATTTTAGTCTATTGATCTTATTTGTCATCATCAGGCACTTTTGGATATGTCTATTTTTGCAAAGGTTGAAAATCAATGTCTATTTTATTAATTTCACCGGTCAACATCTCTATTTTGGTGacttttcattttattttttagTAATTTGTTTTCTCTTGATACCAAGACGGTGTAGTGTTTTTGATATGATATTGAATCAAACTTTCTAACACGTACCAAGCataaatatatttttgttatttaaacTAATTGATGAATTAAGTATATTGATGTGTATAATATATTGTGTTTGACAAGACGAACTAATTTGATTGCTTCATTGTAGTGTTATCTGATATTTGATTAATTCAATTAGAGAACATGGTGTATTAATCTGTTTACACCCCAGGTGATTAACCTGTTTATGTGTCGGTGTATCAACCTATTTACCACATTATCATGTAATTTTATACTCAtgtcaaaatgacattttacaTGATATATGCAACAACAACATTCGATCACATACACCACTGTGATCCCAAGTTCTCCTATGTGATCTTGACTAATTATCAAACTAAATAAACTCATATGTACTAGTCACATAAGGTAATTTACATATACTTTCATATGGGCATGTAACTCTCACCTGTACACGTAAACATTTTGTTCACATGTCTGAATAGGTAAGAAAACTCAACCTGAACTAAGCTAGCATGGCACTACTTGCTAATTAGGTAGCCAAACCAAAAATCATTGTACAAGCCTCGTCTAATCCTATGTGGAAAGACGCTATGAAATGAGTTGGTACATCATGAAACCTAGAGTTAGTTTCGAGATCGTTGAACAAGCCTTGTCTAGCAGATGGACGTTAGTATTGCAATttttgtaatgacatttggatCTAGGTGGGTTATATGGATCAACCTACAGGTTTTAACTAAAAACTTTCCTAATTAGGTTTGTTAGTTAAAGAAGGCAATCTATGGGTTGAAACAGACACCTAGAGCTTGGTTTGGGAC
Coding sequences:
- the LOC110931114 gene encoding pectinesterase 2, translated to MDRLTTCTVVGIIFSLLQWFLLSKVSLSLDKPEFMESLIEEEEGVNDHTVIQNTVSKGLIIGILFVFSFLLPLVAAYGYNNLEITSWCGQTPHPESCNYFLANNQYYSGPVIKQKPDFVKALLKVTLERAQHAESNTRGLGPRCRNKLEKAAWDDCIELYEHTVERLNMTVDPRKPCNQYEMQTWLSTALTNLETCRAGFQELGVDGYMLPLMNNNVSSLISNTLAMNKEGGSPPDNYQKGGFPTWVKPGDRKLLQSSKPASQANVVVAQDGSGNYKTIGDAIAAAAKRSGSGRYVIYVKAGTYKENIEIGTKLKNIMLLGDGIGKTIITGSKSVGGGATTFNSATLIVVGDGFIGRGITVRNTAGPQNHQAVALRSGSDLSVFYQCSFEGYQDTLYVHSDRQFYRECDIYGTVDFIFGNAAVVFQNCNIYVRNPPNKTNTVTAQGRTDPNQNTGISIHNCRVMAASDLKGATGSVKTYLGRPWKQYSRTVFMKTFLDGLVDTAGWMPWSGNFALDTLYYGEYMNTGPGSSTTKRVNWKGYRVITSATEAAKFTVGNFIAGGSWLPATNIPFTSGL